One genomic segment of Thalassospiraceae bacterium LMO-SO8 includes these proteins:
- a CDS encoding FtsX-like permease family protein, whose product MGFVGLTVLLVGGIGITNAVAGYLDQRATTIATLKCLGAPGRLIFTIYLIQVLILAAGGVALGLVLGAALPWLGIAAFGGLLPVAPEPGIYPAALATAAAFGMLSAVTFALWPLARARDVRAGDLFRDRVAPAARRPRFGYLVLMAGGVAALAALTVATAADHWFAYWFVGGAILFLAVLRAAAWAVGCAARACKRPPGARLRLVVANLGRPDSMVPSVVTSLGLGLAVLVAVALIDANMTRQVSERLPEEAPAFFFLDIQPDQVAAFDAAVMGVAGTAHLQRVPSLRGRITHIGGTPVDQAEIAPDSQWAIRGDRALTYAAARPEASEITSGEWWPKDYAGPPLISLDANLAKGFGVGLGDTLTLNILGRPVTAKIASLRQIDWRSLRFDFAIIFAPGTLEGAPHSHIAAVEAPPSAEDAIERTVADRFLNVSAIRVREALEAAARIMEGVSWAVRGVAAITIAAGALVLAGTIAAGHRRRVYDAVVFKVLGAGRGRVLGGYLLEYGALGLLTAAIGAAVGTAAAWGIVVHLMKSDWAFDLPAAAVTAAFCLAVTLVMGLFGTWRAMGQKAMPHLRNQ is encoded by the coding sequence ATGGGCTTCGTCGGGCTGACGGTCCTTTTGGTCGGCGGCATCGGCATCACCAACGCGGTCGCCGGATACCTGGACCAGCGGGCGACGACCATCGCGACCCTGAAATGCCTGGGTGCGCCCGGGCGGCTGATCTTCACGATCTACCTGATTCAGGTGCTGATCCTGGCGGCGGGGGGCGTGGCGCTGGGCCTTGTTCTGGGGGCGGCCTTGCCCTGGCTCGGCATCGCGGCGTTCGGCGGGCTGCTGCCCGTGGCGCCCGAGCCCGGCATCTATCCCGCCGCCCTGGCCACGGCGGCGGCCTTCGGCATGCTGTCCGCCGTGACCTTCGCGCTGTGGCCGCTGGCCCGCGCGCGCGACGTCCGGGCCGGCGACCTGTTCCGCGACCGCGTCGCCCCCGCCGCCCGCCGCCCCCGGTTCGGCTATCTGGTCTTGATGGCCGGGGGCGTGGCCGCGCTCGCGGCGCTGACCGTCGCCACGGCGGCGGACCACTGGTTCGCCTATTGGTTCGTCGGCGGCGCCATTCTGTTCCTGGCCGTGCTGCGCGCCGCCGCCTGGGCCGTCGGATGTGCCGCGCGGGCCTGCAAACGCCCGCCGGGGGCGCGGCTGCGCCTGGTCGTCGCCAATCTGGGGCGGCCCGACAGCATGGTGCCCAGCGTGGTCACGTCGTTGGGCCTGGGCCTGGCCGTGCTGGTCGCCGTCGCCCTGATCGACGCCAACATGACCCGCCAGGTTTCCGAACGCCTGCCGGAGGAAGCCCCCGCATTTTTCTTTCTGGATATTCAGCCCGACCAGGTCGCCGCATTCGACGCCGCCGTGATGGGCGTGGCGGGCACCGCCCATCTGCAACGTGTGCCCAGCTTGCGCGGGCGCATCACCCATATCGGCGGCACGCCCGTGGATCAGGCCGAGATCGCGCCCGACAGCCAATGGGCGATCCGCGGCGACCGCGCCCTGACCTATGCGGCGGCCCGGCCCGAGGCGAGCGAGATCACATCCGGCGAGTGGTGGCCCAAGGATTACGCCGGCCCGCCGCTGATTTCCCTGGACGCCAATCTGGCCAAGGGCTTCGGCGTCGGCCTGGGCGACACGTTGACCCTCAACATCCTGGGCCGGCCCGTGACGGCAAAGATCGCCAGCCTGCGCCAGATCGACTGGCGGTCGCTGCGCTTCGACTTCGCCATCATCTTCGCACCCGGCACCCTGGAAGGGGCGCCGCACAGCCATATCGCCGCGGTCGAGGCGCCGCCATCCGCCGAGGACGCCATCGAGCGCACGGTCGCCGACCGTTTCCTGAACGTCTCCGCCATCCGCGTGCGCGAAGCCCTGGAAGCGGCCGCGCGCATCATGGAAGGCGTCAGTTGGGCCGTGCGCGGCGTCGCCGCCATCACCATCGCGGCGGGGGCCCTGGTCCTGGCCGGCACCATCGCCGCCGGCCATCGGCGCCGGGTTTACGACGCCGTGGTGTTCAAGGTGCTGGGCGCCGGACGCGGCCGGGTGCTCGGCGGCTATCTCCTGGAATACGGCGCCCTCGGCCTGCTGACGGCGGCGATCGGCGCGGCCGTGGGCACGGCGGCCGCCTGGGGCATCGTCGTCCACCTGATGAAAAGCGACTGGGCCTTCGATCTGCCCGCCGCCGCCGTCACGGCGGCGTTCTGCCTCGCCGTGACGCTGGTGATGGGGCTGTTCGGGACCTGGCGGGCCATGGGCCAGAAGGCCATGCCCCACCTGCGCAACCAGTGA
- a CDS encoding ATP-binding cassette domain-containing protein: MDAHPNGKTGPAAPAVRTRDLRLTLESEAGEVNILKGIDLTVGAGETLGIVGPSGSGKTSLLMVLGGLEQATGGEVVVAGHDLTALDEDGLARFRRDTLGIVFQDFHLIPTMTALENVAVALEFAGRDDAFDRAAEELSAVGLGHRTSHYPGQLSGGEQQRVALARAFAGSPKLLLADEPTGNLDEHTSDQIIDLLFGMHDRLGTTLLLVTHQKSLAERCGRMLTIRDGLVAGDQTALRLAGD; encoded by the coding sequence ATGGATGCTCATCCGAATGGAAAGACCGGCCCGGCGGCGCCCGCGGTACGGACGCGCGACCTGCGCCTTACCCTGGAGAGCGAAGCCGGTGAGGTCAATATCCTAAAAGGCATCGACCTGACCGTCGGGGCCGGCGAGACCCTGGGCATCGTGGGTCCCTCCGGATCGGGCAAGACGTCGCTGCTGATGGTTCTGGGCGGCCTGGAACAGGCGACGGGCGGCGAGGTCGTCGTCGCCGGCCATGACCTGACGGCCCTGGACGAGGACGGCCTGGCCCGGTTCCGCCGCGACACCCTGGGCATCGTGTTTCAGGATTTCCATCTGATCCCGACCATGACGGCGCTGGAAAACGTCGCCGTGGCGTTGGAATTCGCCGGGCGGGACGACGCCTTCGACCGCGCGGCGGAAGAACTTTCCGCCGTCGGCCTGGGCCACCGCACAAGCCATTATCCCGGCCAGCTGTCGGGCGGCGAACAGCAGCGCGTGGCGCTCGCCCGCGCCTTCGCCGGATCGCCCAAGCTTTTGCTGGCGGACGAACCCACGGGCAACCTGGACGAACACACCAGCGATCAGATCATCGACCTGCTGTTCGGCATGCACGACCGCCTCGGCACCACGTTGCTGCTGGTCACCCACCAAAAATCACTGGCCGAACGCTGCGGGCGCATGCTGACCATCCGCGACGGTCTGGTCGCGGGCGACCAGACCGCCCTGCGCCTGGCCGGAGACTGA
- a CDS encoding arylesterase translates to MQSFRRRLSIMGYVRKAVNVNAAAAILLVLLWGVPAANAAPPLRLLVLGDSLTAGYGLTAEDGFTAQLQAALKDTGRDVVVLNAGVSGDTTAGGRARIGWALGDKPDAVIVELGANDGLRGLDPKATFDNLDAIIADIRRAGLPVLLTGMLAPPNLGRDYADDFNAIFPRLAKKHGVLFYPFFLAGVAAKPDLNQDDGIHPNPEGVRAIVARILPYVLDLLTQARGKAKGAS, encoded by the coding sequence ATGCAATCGTTCCGCCGCCGTTTGTCTATCATGGGATATGTGCGCAAGGCCGTGAATGTCAACGCGGCGGCTGCCATTCTGTTGGTGTTGCTGTGGGGCGTTCCGGCCGCGAACGCGGCCCCGCCGCTGCGTCTGCTCGTCCTGGGCGACAGCCTGACCGCGGGCTACGGCCTGACGGCGGAAGACGGGTTCACCGCGCAATTGCAGGCGGCGTTGAAGGATACCGGGCGCGATGTCGTGGTCCTGAACGCGGGCGTGTCCGGCGACACCACGGCCGGCGGGCGGGCCCGCATCGGCTGGGCCCTGGGCGACAAGCCCGACGCGGTGATTGTCGAACTGGGCGCCAATGACGGCCTGCGCGGCCTCGATCCCAAGGCGACCTTCGACAACCTGGACGCCATCATCGCCGACATCCGCCGGGCCGGCCTGCCCGTGCTGCTGACCGGCATGCTGGCCCCGCCCAACCTGGGCCGCGACTATGCCGACGACTTCAACGCGATCTTTCCGCGCTTGGCGAAAAAACACGGCGTCTTGTTCTATCCCTTCTTCCTGGCCGGGGTCGCGGCCAAGCCCGATCTCAACCAGGACGACGGCATCCATCCCAATCCCGAAGGGGTGCGGGCGATCGTCGCGCGCATCCTGCCCTATGTTTTGGATCTGCTGACGCAGGCGCGGGGCAAGGCCAAGGGGGCGTCATGA
- a CDS encoding FIST N-terminal domain-containing protein — protein sequence MTGFKHAHAGGGDWAEIARDCARQLDPPPEGANLGFLYVTDALADELTSILTFLRQTSGIEDWVGTVGMGVCAGAQEYHDEPAAAVLLGAFPADSFRVFPVLRGGLGDMPAGLRGWIDGGAAPFAVVHGDPYNHHLPELLEETASGLSSFLVGGLTASRGSGPQIAGAVAKGGVSGVLFGPQVQVATGLSQGCTPVGEPRQVTEAEDNIIMSIDGRRALDVMKADIGELLARNLERVAGYIHAAFPVPGSDTRDYLVRSLLGIDVDRGWVAVGGAVEAGDRVMFVRRDPISAEQDLADMVNGLKARLPSPPRGGLYFSCVARGPGMFGAPGKEMALIVERLGDIPLVGFYGNGEISNARLYGYTGVLALFL from the coding sequence ATGACCGGCTTCAAGCACGCCCATGCGGGCGGCGGCGACTGGGCCGAGATCGCGCGCGACTGCGCCCGTCAGCTCGACCCCCCTCCCGAGGGCGCCAACCTGGGCTTTCTCTACGTCACCGACGCCCTTGCCGACGAGCTGACGTCGATCCTTACCTTCCTGCGCCAGACCTCGGGCATCGAGGACTGGGTCGGCACCGTCGGCATGGGGGTCTGCGCGGGGGCTCAGGAATATCATGACGAGCCGGCGGCGGCGGTGCTGCTGGGCGCCTTTCCGGCGGATTCGTTCCGCGTGTTTCCCGTGCTGCGCGGCGGGCTCGGCGATATGCCGGCGGGCCTGCGCGGCTGGATCGACGGCGGGGCGGCGCCCTTCGCCGTGGTCCACGGTGACCCGTACAACCACCACCTGCCCGAGCTTTTGGAGGAAACCGCGAGCGGCCTGTCGTCGTTCCTGGTCGGCGGGCTGACGGCGTCGCGCGGCAGCGGCCCGCAGATCGCGGGCGCGGTCGCCAAGGGCGGTGTTTCGGGCGTCCTGTTCGGGCCGCAGGTCCAGGTCGCGACGGGGCTCAGCCAGGGCTGCACGCCCGTGGGCGAACCGCGCCAGGTGACCGAGGCCGAGGACAACATCATCATGTCCATCGACGGCAGGCGCGCGCTCGACGTCATGAAGGCCGACATCGGCGAGCTTCTGGCCCGCAATCTGGAACGGGTCGCCGGATACATCCACGCCGCCTTCCCCGTGCCGGGCTCCGACACCCGGGATTATCTGGTGCGCTCGCTGCTCGGCATCGACGTGGACCGCGGCTGGGTCGCCGTCGGCGGCGCGGTCGAGGCCGGCGACCGCGTCATGTTCGTGCGCCGCGACCCGATTTCCGCCGAACAGGATCTGGCCGACATGGTCAACGGCCTGAAGGCGCGCCTGCCGTCCCCGCCCCGGGGCGGGTTGTATTTTTCCTGCGTCGCGCGCGGCCCCGGCATGTTCGGCGCACCCGGCAAGGAAATGGCCCTGATCGTCGAACGCCTGGGCGACATCCCCCTGGTCGGGTTCTACGGCAACGGCGAAATTTCCAACGCCCGGCTGTACGGCTATACGGGCGTGCTGGCGCTGTTCCTCTAG
- the thpR gene encoding RNA 2',3'-cyclic phosphodiesterase, producing MRLFVGLDLPEDLRLTLGLLRAGINGARWVPPENFHITLRFIGEADRHQAADLDDALADIDVPAFDLAFHGVGSFASRGRLRAIWAGLESSGALVHLHDKVERAAIRAGFAVEQRKFKPHVTLARLKGTPEVAAQRFLEDHAGFTTRPFTVDRFVLFESTLGGEGAHYTPVCRYPLGTFDYADYGDFEDLAADYADSEV from the coding sequence ATGCGCCTTTTCGTCGGATTGGACCTGCCCGAAGACCTTCGTCTCACCCTTGGCCTGCTGCGCGCCGGCATCAACGGGGCGCGCTGGGTTCCCCCGGAAAACTTCCACATCACGCTGCGCTTCATCGGCGAGGCCGACCGCCATCAGGCGGCCGACCTGGACGACGCCTTGGCCGACATCGACGTGCCGGCCTTCGATCTGGCCTTTCACGGGGTCGGCAGCTTCGCCTCGCGCGGGCGGCTGCGGGCGATCTGGGCCGGGCTCGAATCCTCGGGCGCGCTTGTCCATCTGCACGACAAGGTGGAGCGTGCCGCGATCCGCGCCGGCTTCGCCGTGGAACAGCGCAAGTTCAAGCCGCACGTCACCCTGGCCCGGCTCAAGGGCACGCCGGAGGTCGCCGCGCAGCGGTTTCTCGAAGACCATGCCGGGTTCACGACCCGGCCCTTCACGGTGGACCGCTTCGTCTTGTTCGAAAGCACGCTGGGCGGCGAGGGGGCGCATTACACGCCGGTCTGCCGCTATCCGCTCGGCACCTTCGATTACGCCGACTACGGCGATTTCGAGGATCTGGCCGCCGACTACGCCGACAGCGAGGTCTAG
- a CDS encoding HAD family hydrolase, whose protein sequence is MLLIFDCDGVLVDSEMIASRVLAGQLSALGYAITAKQCRERFTGKWMTDVVNLVRGEGVEVPDDFIETLKVKDREAFQRELKPMPGVLEMVRELTHDRCVASSGPIVKIETTLGVTGLLPFFKPHLFSAGMVKQGKPAPDLFLHAANAMGRAPEDCLVIEDSTAGVTGARRAGMRVLGFTGASHAREVAHYGETLMAAGAETVFDDMTRLPDLIKGA, encoded by the coding sequence ATGCTTCTGATATTCGACTGCGACGGCGTCCTGGTGGACAGCGAGATGATCGCGTCGCGCGTGCTGGCCGGCCAGCTGTCGGCCCTGGGCTATGCCATCACCGCCAAGCAGTGCCGCGAACGCTTCACCGGCAAATGGATGACCGATGTCGTCAACCTGGTGCGCGGCGAGGGCGTCGAAGTGCCCGACGATTTCATCGAAACCCTGAAGGTCAAGGACCGGGAAGCCTTCCAGCGCGAATTGAAACCCATGCCCGGTGTTCTGGAGATGGTGCGGGAGTTGACCCACGACCGCTGCGTCGCCTCGTCGGGCCCGATCGTGAAGATCGAGACGACCCTGGGGGTCACCGGCCTGCTGCCGTTCTTCAAGCCGCACCTGTTTTCCGCCGGCATGGTCAAGCAGGGCAAACCGGCGCCGGACCTGTTCCTTCATGCCGCCAACGCCATGGGCCGGGCGCCGGAAGATTGCCTGGTGATCGAGGATTCCACCGCCGGGGTGACGGGGGCGCGGCGCGCGGGCATGCGGGTCCTCGGCTTCACCGGGGCCTCCCACGCCCGGGAGGTCGCGCATTACGGCGAGACCCTGATGGCGGCCGGGGCCGAGACCGTGTTCGACGACATGACGCGCCTGCCGGACCTGATCAAGGGCGCCTAG
- a CDS encoding low molecular weight protein-tyrosine-phosphatase encodes MFRDLVRREGLDAVIKTDSAGTSDWHIGEPPDPRAQEAAKHRGVDLSDLRCRQARAQDFEDFDYVLAMDRRNHAALSLLASKGRGDRLHMFLAFAPHLGLTEVPDPYYGPGDGFEKVLDMIEAASRGLLEHIRETDLAR; translated from the coding sequence GTGTTCCGCGACCTTGTCCGCCGGGAGGGCCTGGACGCCGTCATCAAAACCGATTCCGCAGGCACCAGCGACTGGCATATCGGCGAACCGCCGGACCCCCGGGCCCAGGAAGCCGCCAAGCACCGGGGCGTCGATCTGTCGGACCTGCGCTGCCGCCAGGCCCGGGCCCAGGATTTCGAGGATTTCGACTACGTCCTCGCCATGGACCGGCGCAACCACGCCGCCCTGTCCCTGCTGGCGTCCAAGGGACGGGGGGACCGTCTGCACATGTTCCTCGCCTTCGCGCCGCACCTGGGCCTGACGGAAGTCCCCGATCCCTACTACGGCCCCGGCGACGGGTTCGAAAAGGTGCTGGACATGATCGAGGCCGCGTCCCGGGGGTTGCTCGAGCACATCCGCGAAACCGACCTGGCGCGCTGA
- the cobB gene encoding NAD-dependent protein deacylase, translated as MAGDAVAKHGPSIVVLTGAGISKESGLATFRDADGIWARHRIEDVATPEAYARDPERVLGFYNARRQGAVADDVRPNPAHLALARLEADWPGQVTVVTQNIDDLHERAGSKNLIHMHGELLKARCTACAGVHPWRDDITLDLACPACASLGTLRPNVVWFGEMPLGLDEIDAALATCALFLSIGTSGNVYPAAGFVQHVRLLGRARTMELNLEPSEGASLFEHARYGPASETVPAFVDDLLMRGLAAAV; from the coding sequence ATGGCCGGAGACGCAGTGGCGAAACACGGGCCGTCCATCGTCGTTCTGACGGGGGCGGGCATTTCCAAGGAATCGGGGCTCGCGACCTTCCGTGATGCGGACGGCATCTGGGCGCGCCACCGGATCGAGGACGTGGCTACGCCCGAAGCCTATGCCCGCGACCCGGAACGGGTGCTTGGATTCTACAACGCCCGGCGCCAAGGGGCGGTTGCCGACGACGTGCGCCCCAACCCGGCGCATCTCGCCCTGGCCCGGCTGGAAGCCGACTGGCCCGGCCAAGTCACGGTGGTGACCCAGAACATCGACGACCTGCATGAACGGGCCGGTTCGAAAAACCTGATCCACATGCACGGCGAATTGCTGAAGGCGCGCTGCACGGCGTGCGCCGGCGTGCATCCCTGGCGGGACGACATCACCTTGGACCTCGCCTGTCCGGCCTGCGCGTCCCTGGGCACCCTGCGTCCCAACGTGGTGTGGTTCGGGGAAATGCCGCTTGGCCTGGATGAAATCGACGCCGCCTTGGCGACCTGCGCCCTGTTCCTGTCCATCGGCACTTCGGGCAACGTCTATCCGGCGGCGGGCTTCGTGCAGCATGTGCGTTTGCTGGGCCGCGCGCGGACGATGGAACTGAACCTGGAGCCCAGCGAGGGGGCGAGCCTGTTCGAACACGCCCGCTACGGCCCGGCGTCGGAAACCGTGCCGGCCTTCGTCGATGACTTGCTGATGCGGGGGCTTGCCGCCGCCGTGTAG